From Ananas comosus cultivar F153 linkage group 8, ASM154086v1, whole genome shotgun sequence, one genomic window encodes:
- the LOC109714077 gene encoding uncharacterized protein LOC109714077, with the protein METLDQPLPIPNFALADTSAHLPNPCAHPGRRQECSHPRAPSPGHARPPATAGVPSSLAPRAAAAALAACSLAGRARAGTELLLACAPPPPGDGRAASLRPPAGTSATGQSGRRRRSCGLRPAERDLAVGGQISLPRIAAVQARPGRLPPASDNRSPSPGAPPAVLVAAGRRSLSLRPRKVCGPSRTPPPARLPTTSDRRRRPLGGHRRRPEPFRGRRRRRSRTQAPLSPRGLGLVQHRRSRLPPSNDVSTGPSWSAALVRRRRPRRRSSSSAGASRVLFGFGCLGHHWPSPPPLPAANRVTCCAPDREHGLRYVETYQYVSQQNLEVLGLRVRAMLSPNLHEILGFYVNSGAFVQLCTLGLLWTVCVSVFDLWTDCPCSVSFCRNRRVDFDAFFGKIRRKNAVSVRISFDVVWLFCGWSLSLVGWSPSSLCGFGDDG; encoded by the exons ATGGAAACCCTAGACCAGCCGTTACCAATCCCCAACTTCGCCCTAGCCGACACCTCTGCACACCTGCCCAACCCTtgcgcgcaccccggccgccggcag GAATGTTCTCACCCTCGGGCCCCCTCCCCTGGCCATGCCCGACCTCCGGCGACTGCCGGCGTGCCGTCGTCACTGGCCCCGCGCGCAGCCGCTGCTGCCTTGGCAGCCTGCAGCCTTGCTGGCCGAGCTCGGGCCGGGACCGAGCTGCTGCTGGCctgcgcgccgccgccacctggTGACGGCCGTgccgcctccctccggcctccCGCCGGCACCTCCGCGACCGGCCAGAGTGGCCGCCGCCGTCGCTCCTGCGGTCTGCGGCCAGCCGAGCGAGATCTGGCCGTGGGTGGCCAGATCTCTCTCCCCCGCATCGCCGCTGTCCAGGCTCGGCcgggccgcctcccgccggcctCTGACAACCGCTCGCCGTCGCCCGGAGCTCCCCCAGCCGTTCTCgtggccgccggccgccgctcccTCTCCCTGCGGCCGCGCAAGGTTTGCGGGCCGAGCCGCACCCCACCGCCGGCGCGCCTCCCCACCACCTCTGACCGTCGCCGCCGACCTCTGGGAGgtcaccgccgccgccctgaGCCGTTCCGAGGTCGCCGTCGCCGGAGAAGCCGAACCCAAGCTCCTCTCTCCCCGCGCGGGCTCGGTTTGGTCCAGCACCGCCGCAGCCGCCTTCCGCCGTCGAACGACGTGAGCACGGGTCCCTCCTGGTCGGCCGCACTCGTCCGCCGTCGTCGCCCGCGCCGCCGGAGCTCCTCGTCGGCCGGAGCGAGCCGTGTCCTCTTCGGGTTTGGATGCCTAGGGCATCATtggccgtcgccgccgccgcttccagccgccaaccgag tgacctgttgcgctccagatcgtgagcacggcctccggtacgtcgagacctatcagtatgTGTCTCAGCagaacttagaagtcctcggtttgcgtgtacGGGCTATGTTATCACCCAATTTACATGaaatattgggattttatgtaaattcaggggcttttgtgcaattgtgcaccttggggctactgtggacagtgtgtgtgagtgtgtttgacctctggactgattgtccatgttCTGTTAGCTTTTgcagaaatcgaagagtcgatttcgatgcgtttttcggcaaaattcgccgaaagaacgcggtttcggttcggatttctttcGACGTCGTTTGGTTGTTCTGTGGgtggtcgctaagccttgttggctggtcaccatcatcactttgtgggttcggtgatgacgggtga